The nucleotide window ATGGTCCGGGCCGGTTGGGCAATCGATTACGTCCGATACAGCGGTGGGAGATATTCGGTGGAACAACGCGACGCTCAGATTGCACGGCGGGGTCTCTGGGCCGGTACGTTCGACGCACCCGCCCAGTGGCGTCAGCAAATATCGCGGTGAGGCACCGCCTCCGGTGGCTTCGCCGGCACCTCGATCGATCAGGTTGCCGTGCTCTGCGGGGCTAGCAAGGACACCATCTATCGCCGCTTCCCATGTAAGGTGGCGCTGTTCCGCGCGCGTGGTCGAGCAGGCGCGGGCGCGGGCGCGGGCGCAGGCGCAGCTGCAGGAACTGGCGCCGATCGAGGGCGGAGCGAGGGGCCTGTCAATCAACATGGAGCCGGAACTGATCGCGCTGAAGCACATCACCTTCAGCGAGGCGGTGGTGTTCGAGAAGTCGGGCGCCATCTCCTCGCTTTGGGGAATGGCAGCGTGAAATCGGCGGATTCGACCCGCGCGCTCTACAAATTTAGGTTTCCCCAACGTCGGCAGGATCGCCTATTCTCCCATGTGATGATCCTGAAAGCTGTCAGCCCCCGTTTGCGTTTGCCCGATGAATATCCGTAGCCGCCCCTACATCCAGCTCGGCATCGCCGAACTGGAAGCTTTGGTTAAAGACGGGCCTGAGCATCGTGCGATCAATGAAACCGTTCTTGCCGAGCTGAAGCATCGCAGCACGGCGCGGGCTGCCACGTTGCAACAGCGCCTGGAAAGGCAGTTGGCGTCCGGTACACCATCGCCAACTTCGGGTCGCCGGGCCGATGCGCCCTCTTCGCCTCAGGCCGATCTGCTGCCCCAACGTCAGCCGCCCACGCCAATGCCCGAGCGTGAGACAATCACCAACGACCCGCAGGACATCCTGCGCGCCTGGACCGTGATGGAGGTGCTCTCGCCTTCCACCTTTCGCACGCCAGCCGATCTTGGGGGCGGGGATATGCGCCGCATCGCGCGGTTCGACCGCGGCCTGCCATGGGCGGATGGCGCGGCGAAGGGGCCGCCGGGGGCACGGCTCTATTTCCAGATTGTGCTTGGCTCGATCCTGATGCCTCCGGCCACTGATCAGCTTCTCCAGCGTTTCGCCGACACGCGGGCGGAACGGCCGCAGGCGCGCGGCGAGACGCCGCTTGCGGTCGTCATCGTCGACCGCGAGGGACGCCCCATTCCCGAGGCCTGCGCGGTTGCGTCGAGCTTCGGCTGGGGCCTGCCGCTTGCGCTTAGGGAAAATCCCGCCGCGCTCGGGCGCTGGTCGCAGGAAGAGGAGCCACTTCATACTGCGCTGCATGAACGTCTGTACCGCGAGGGCAAGGACGGCAAGGCGATCCCGCTGGACCTTGCGGCAATCCAGAGTGCCTATGACTGGCTGGTCGCGCGCTTCGACCTTGATCGATCTCTGCTGAAGCCGCCCGCCTTTGCGGTGCGCAGCACCGTTCCGTTCCGCTCCAACGATCCGCCTGAAGCGTTGCTGCTGAACAGTTTCTACCTGAAGGATCTCGGCAAGGCGGTCAGCCTGTTTGCCTCAGGCACCGCACCCGATACGCTGAAACGCTTCGTCGGACTTCTTCCGCCAGCAAGCCGCCGTGACCTGCTCACTGACGACGCTGCAATCGAGGATGCCGTCGCGCCGTCGCGCTTTCCTCTCGGGCGCTGGCCGGGTCCCGGACGTCACCCGTTGGTGCTGATGCAGCAGGCAGCCGTCAACCTCGCCACGTCGCAGAAACCAGGCGAAGTCCTAGCAGTGAACGGGCCGCCCGGCACTGGCAAGACCACGCTGCTGCGTGATGTCGTTGCGGCGCTGGTGACGGCTCGCGCAGGCGTCATGGCCGGCTTCAATGATCCTGAGGACGCCTTTGCGACCACCGGGCTGAAGCTCAATCTTGGTGGAGCATGGATTCATCTCTACCGGCCCGATCCGCGCCTGCGCGGCTTCGAGATGATCGTCGCCTCTTCCAACAACAAGGCGGTTGAGAATGTCAGCGGCGAGCTACCGGCCCTCGGCGCCATCTCCGGGGACGCCACGAGCCTGCGCTATTTCAAGCCGATGGCCGACGGCCTTCTAGAAGCGGAGAGCTGGGGCGCGATCGCCGCGGTGCTGGGTAATGCGGGTAACCGTGCCGCCTTCAAGGATCGCTTCTGGTGGAACGAAGAAACTGGTCTCTTCAGCTATTTCAAGGCGCTGGACGGCCGCAATCCCGAAATCGATCTTCCCGATGGCGGCAAGCGGCCGCCGCGCATCGTCTCCGCACTCGACCCGCCGCGTGACCGGCGCGAGGCGCTCCGGCGCTGGCAGGCGGCGCGGACCGCCTACCGCACGCTTGAGAAAGAACTGTCGGCGGTGCGTGAGAAGCTTGAACACTTCCGCTGTCGCAACCGCATCTTTCCAGTTCTCGAACAGGCTTTTGAGGCCGTACAGGCTCATGGGCCGAGGCGTCCGGGACTGATCCAGCGGCTTTTTGGGCTCCGCCGGTTCCGTGACTGGAAGGCCGCGCATCTACCGCTGTCGATGGCACTGGCATCCGCCGCGAAGGAGGCCGCAGCAGCCAACGTGGTGTCTTCCGGAACAGCGCGGATGTTCGCCGGCTCGCCATGGCTCGGCTTTGGTGCCGAACGGCGCGCGGCCGAGATGGTATCCGCCCTGTCCCCGCTGGCGGACGAGCTCAAGCGCGACCGTAGCGCTCTTCGGGGCACCATTGTCGACGCGACCTTTTTCGAGGGCGGCCGCAAGCAGATTCAGGCGTCCGCGCCATGGTTCGCAGCCGAGGAGCACCGGCTTCGTGACGCCTTGTTCGAAGCGGCACTCGACCTGCATCACGCCTTCATCGACGCTGCGGCGAAGCCCCTGCGGCACAATCTCGGCGCCATGTTGCAGGCGCTCGACGGCAAGAGCCTCGGTGATCCGGCGAAGGATGCATTGATCCCGGATCTCTGGGCGAGCTTGTTCCTGGTGGTACCG belongs to Ancylobacter pratisalsi and includes:
- a CDS encoding DEAD/DEAH box helicase; this encodes MNIRSRPYIQLGIAELEALVKDGPEHRAINETVLAELKHRSTARAATLQQRLERQLASGTPSPTSGRRADAPSSPQADLLPQRQPPTPMPERETITNDPQDILRAWTVMEVLSPSTFRTPADLGGGDMRRIARFDRGLPWADGAAKGPPGARLYFQIVLGSILMPPATDQLLQRFADTRAERPQARGETPLAVVIVDREGRPIPEACAVASSFGWGLPLALRENPAALGRWSQEEEPLHTALHERLYREGKDGKAIPLDLAAIQSAYDWLVARFDLDRSLLKPPAFAVRSTVPFRSNDPPEALLLNSFYLKDLGKAVSLFASGTAPDTLKRFVGLLPPASRRDLLTDDAAIEDAVAPSRFPLGRWPGPGRHPLVLMQQAAVNLATSQKPGEVLAVNGPPGTGKTTLLRDVVAALVTARAGVMAGFNDPEDAFATTGLKLNLGGAWIHLYRPDPRLRGFEMIVASSNNKAVENVSGELPALGAISGDATSLRYFKPMADGLLEAESWGAIAAVLGNAGNRAAFKDRFWWNEETGLFSYFKALDGRNPEIDLPDGGKRPPRIVSALDPPRDRREALRRWQAARTAYRTLEKELSAVREKLEHFRCRNRIFPVLEQAFEAVQAHGPRRPGLIQRLFGLRRFRDWKAAHLPLSMALASAAKEAAAANVVSSGTARMFAGSPWLGFGAERRAAEMVSALSPLADELKRDRSALRGTIVDATFFEGGRKQIQASAPWFAAEEHRLRDALFEAALDLHHAFIDAAAKPLRHNLGAMLQALDGKSLGDPAKDALIPDLWASLFLVVPALSTTFASVGTMLGRLPPAALGWLLVDEAGQASPQQAVGALMRAGRAIVVGDPIQVPPVVLLPERLTTAICRSFGIDAGRFAAPAASVQTLADDATGWCAEFPARTGSRTVGVPLLVHRRCAEPMFGIANRIAYENLMVAAKAAAPSPIRDLLGPSRWIDISGSGTDKWCPEEGRAAVDMIEHIVAAGLTPDLYVVTPFVQVADGLRRAIRESAALAAGIPSLDSWAYERVGTIHTVQGREAEAVIFVLGAPNADQTGARGWAGREPNLLNVAVTRAKEALYVLGNRRLWRSAGVFADLDAVLARAEMRGRESGDPQV